One Nomascus leucogenys isolate Asia chromosome 22a, Asia_NLE_v1, whole genome shotgun sequence DNA segment encodes these proteins:
- the ZFHX2 gene encoding zinc finger homeobox protein 2, which produces MATLNSASTTGTTPSPGHNAPSLPSDTSSSSTPSDPVTKDPPAASSTSENMRSSEPGGQPLESSCGLVPPKEIGEPQGGPDCGYFPPNDPGVEKDKEQEEEEEGLPPVDLSDHLFFTAGGEAYLVAKLSLPDGSELLLPKGFPWGEVGIKEEPNLPFLAYPSPSHLTALHIQHGFDPIQGFSSSDQILSHDTSAPSPAACEERHGAFWSYQLAPNPPGDPKDGPMGNSGGNHVAVFWLCLLCRLGFSKPQAFMGHTQSHGVKLTPAQYQGLSGSPAVLQEGDEGCKALISFLEPKLPARPSSDIPLDNNSTVNMEANVAQTEDGPPEAEVQALVLLDEEVMALSPPSPPTATWDPSPTQAKESPVAAGEAGPDWFPEGQEEDGGLCPPLNQSSPTSKEGGILPAPVGSPEDPSDPPQPYRLADDYTPAPAAFQGLSLSSHMSLLHSRNSCKTLKCPKCNWHYKYQQTLDVHMREKHPESNSHCSYCSAGGAHPRLARGESYNCGYKPYRCDVCNYSTTTKGNLSIHMQSDKHLANLQGFQAGPGGQGSPPEASLPPSAGDKEPKTKSSWQCKVCSYETNISRNLRIHMTSEKHMQNVLMLHQGLPLGLPPGLMGPGPPPPPGATPTSPPELFQYFGPQALGQPQTPLPGPGLRPDKPLEAQLLLNGFHHLGAPARKFPTSAPGSLSPDAHLPPSQLLGSSSDSLPTSPPPDDSPSLKVFRCLVCQAFSTDSLELLLYHCSIGRSLPEAEWKEVAGDTHRCKLCCYGTQLKANFQLHLKTDKHAQKYQLAAHLREGGGAMGTPSPVSLGDGAPYGSVSPLHLRCNICDFESNSKEKMQLHARGAAHKENSQIYKFLLDMEGAEAGAELGLYHCLLCAWETPSRLAVLQHLRTPAHRDAQAQRRLQLLQNGPTAEEGLAALQSILSFSHGQLRTPGKAPVTPLAEPPTPEKDAQNKTEQLASEETENKTGPSRDSANQTTVYCCPYCSFMSPESSQVRAHTLSQHAMQPKYRCPLCQEQLVGRPALHFHLSHLHNVVPECVEKLLLVATTVEMTFTTKVLSGPTLSPLDDGQEPPTRGPEPTPSRDQAAEGPNLTPEASPDPLPEPPLASAEAPDKPSGSPGQPPSPAPSPVPQPDAQAEDIAPLPTMAEEEEGTTGELRSAEPAPADSRYPLTYRKTTNFALDKFLDPARPFKCTVCKESFTQKNILLVHYNSVSHLHKMKKAAIDPSAPARGEAGAPPTTTAATDKPFKCTVCRVSYNQSSTLEIHMRSVLHQTRSRGTKSDSKIEGPERSQEEPKEGETEGEVGTEKKGPDTSGFVSGLPFLSPPLPPLDLHRFPAPLFTPPVLPPFPLVPESLLKLQQQQLLLPFYLHDLKMGPKLTLAGPAPVLSLPAATPPPPPQPPKAELAEREWERPPMAKEGNEAGPSSPPDPLPNEAARTAAKALLENFGFELVIQYNEGKQAVPPPPIPPPPEALGGGDKLACGACGKLFSNMLILKTHEEHVHRRFLPFEALSRYAAQFRKSYDSLYPPLAEPPKPPDGSLDSPAPHLGPPFLVPEPEAGGTRAPEEQSRAGGHWPIDEEESSRGNLPPLVPAGRRFSRTKFTEFQTQALQSFFETSAYPKDGEVERLASLLGLASRVVVVWFQNARQKARKNACEGGSMPTGGGTGGASGCRRCHATFSCVFELVRHLKKCYDDQTPEEEEEEAERGEEEEEVEEEVEEEQGLEPPAGPEGPLSEPPDGEELSQAEATKAGGKEPEEKATPSPSPAHTCDQCAISFSSQDLLTSHRRLHFLPSLQPSAPPQLLDLPLLVFGDRNPLVAATSPMPGPPLKRKHEDGSLSPTGSEAGGGGEGEPPRDKRLRTTILPEQLEILYRWYMQDSNPTRKMLDCISEEVGLKKRVVQVWFQNTRARERKGQFRSTPGGVPSPAVKPPATATPASLPKFNLLLGKVDDGTGREAPKREAPAFPYPTATLASGPQPFLPPGKEATTPTPEPPLPLLPPPPPSEEEGPEEPPKASPESEACSLSAGDLSDSSASSLAEPESPGAGGTSGGPGGGTGVPDGMGQRRYRTQMSSLQLKIMKACYEAYRTPTMQECEVLGEEIGLPKRVIQVWFQNARAKEKKAKLQGTAAGSTGGSSEGPLAAQRTDCPYCDVKYDFYVSCRGHLFSRQHLAKLKEAVRAQLKSESKCYDLAPAPEAPPALKAPPATTPASMSLGAAPTLPRLAPVLLSGPALAQPPLGNLAPFNSGPAASSGLLGLATSVLPTTTVVQTAGPGHPLPQRPMPDQTNTSTAGTTDPVPGPPTEPLGNKVSGERQPVAAPTSSSNDALKNLKALKTTVPALLGGQFLPFPLPPAGGTAPPAVFGPQLQGAYFQQLYGMKKGLFPMNPMIPQTLIGLLPNALLQPPPQPPEPTATAPPKPPELPAPGEGEAGEVDELLTGSTGISTVDVTHRYLCRQCKMAFDGEALATAHQRSFCFFGRGSGGSMPPPLRVPICTYHCLACEVLLSGREALASHLRSSAHRRKAAPPQGGPPISITNSATAASAAVAFAKEEARLPHTDSNPKTTTTSTLLAL; this is translated from the exons ATGGCCACCCTTAACTCAGCCTCTACCACTGGTACCACCCCCTCCCCTGGGCACAATGCCCCATCCCTGCCTTCGGACACCTCCTCCTCCAGCACCCCCTCTGATCCTGTCACCAAAGATCCCCCTGCTGCCTCCTCCACCTCTGAGAACATGAGGTCCTCAGAGCCAGGGGGACAGCCCCTGGAGTCGAGCTGCGGCCTCGTCCCACCAAAGGAGATTGGGGAGCCCCAGGGAGGGCCTGACTGTGGTTACTTCCCACCAAATGACCCAGGAGTGGAAAAGGacaaggagcaggaggaggaggaggaagggctcCCTCCCGTGGACCTAAGCGACCACTTATTCTTCACAGCTGGAGGTGAGGCCTACCTAGTGGCCAAGCTGTCCCTGCCAGATGGCAGTGAACTCTTGTTACCAAAGGGCTTCCCCTGGGGTGAGGTGGGCATCAAGGAAGAGCCCAATCTGCCCTTCCTTGCCTACCCATCCCCCTCACACCTCACTGCCCTTCACATCCAACATGGCTTTGACCCAATCCAAGGCTTTAGCTCTTCTGACCAAATTCTGTCCCATGATACCTCAGCACCATCTCCGGCTGCCTGTGAGGAAAGGCATGGAGCTTTCTGGAGCTACCAGCTGGCTCCAAATCCACCCGGAGATCCCAAAGATGGCCCCATGGGGAACAGCGGGGGCAACCACGTGGCAGTCTTCTGGCTCTGCCTTCTGTGCCGCCTGGGTTTCAGCAAGCCCCAGGCCTTTATGGGTCACACACAGTCTCATGGGGTGAAGCTAACCCCTGCCCAATATCAGGGCCTGTCAGGTAGCCCAGCTGTGCTCCAGGAGGGAGATGAAGGCTGCAAGGCCCTCATAAGCTTTCTGGAACCAAAACTCCCTGCTCGCCCCTCTTCCGACATACCCCTTGACAATAACAGCACGGTGAACATGGAGGCAAATGTGGCCCAGACGGAGGATGGCCCCCCTGAGGCAGAAGTCCAGGCCCTTGTCCTCCTGGATGAAGAAGTCATGGCCCTCAGCCCACCCTCTCCACCCACAGCCACCTGGGACCCCAGCCCAACCCAAGCCAAAGAATCGCCAGTAGCAGCAGGCGAGGCAGGGCCAGATTGGTTCCCTGAGGGGCAAGAAGAGGATGGAGGGCTCTGCCCCCCACTCAACCAAAGCTCACCCACCTCCAAGGAGGGGGGCATTCTCCCTGCCCCAGTGGGCTCCCCGGAAGACCCCAGTGACCCACCCCAGCCCTATCGCCTAGCCGATGACTACACCCCAGCCCCTGCAGCCTTCCAGGGCCTCAGCCTGTCCAGCCACATGTCCCTGCTCCACTCACGCAACTCTTGCAAGACACTCAAGTGTCCCAAGTGCAACTGGCACTACAAGTACCAGCAGACCCTGGATGTGCACATGCGAGAGAAGCACCCTGAGAGCAACAGTCACTGCAGCTACTGCAGTGCTGGGGGTGCCCATCCCCGCCTTGCTCGTGGAGAGAGCTACAACTGTGGCTACAAACCCTACCGCTGCGACGTCTGCAACTACTCTACAACCACCAAAGGCAATCTCAGCATCCACATGCAGTCTGACAAGCACCTGGCCAACCTGCAGGGCTTCCAGGCGGGCCCTGGTGGGCAGGGAAGTCCACCAGAGGCATCACTCCCACCCTCCGCGGGAGACAAAGAGCCTAAGACCAAATCATCCTGGCAGTGCAAAGTGTGCAGCTACGAGACGAACATCTCCCGCAACCTGCGCATCCATATGACCTCTGAGAAGCACATGCAGAATGTCCTAATGCTGCACCAGGGGCTGCCACTGGGCCTGCCACCTGGATTGATGGGGCCAGGCCCTCCTCCCCCACCAGGGGCTACCCCCACTAGCCCCCCTGAACTCTTCCAGTACTTTGGGCCCCAGGCCCTAGGGCAGCCTCAGACTCCCTTGCCTGGCCCGGGGCTGAGGCCAGACAAGCCCCTGGAAGCCCAGCTGCTTCTCAATGGTTTCCACCACCTAGGAGCACCTGCCCGCAAGTTCCCCACATCCG CCCCTGGAAGCCTATCCCCTGATGCCCACCTGCCTCCAAGTCAGCTCCTGGGTTCCTCATCCGACAGCCTGCCCACCTCACCACCCCCAGACGACAGCCCGTCCCTGAAGGTGTTCCGCTGCCTAGTGTGCCAGGCCTTCAGCACAGACAGCCTGGAGCTGCTGCTCTACCACTGCAGCATAGGCCGCAGCCTCCCGGAAGCTGAATGGAAGGAGGTGGCTGGTGACACCCACCGCTGCAAGCTTTGCTGTTATGGCACCCAGCTCAAGGCCAACTTCCAACTCCACCTCAAGACTGACAAACATGCTCAGAAGTACCAGCTGGCAGCCCACCTGCGGGAGGGGGGTGGAGCCATGGGCACCCCTTCCCCAGTGTCCCTGGGAGATGGGGCTCCTTATGGGTCTGTCTCCCCGTTACACCTGCGCTGCAACATCTGTGACTTTGAGTCCAACAGCAAGGAGAAGATGCAGCTGCATGCCAGGGGTGCAGCCCACAAAGAAAACAGCCAAATCTATAAG TTTCTGCTGGACATGGAGGGAGCAGAggcaggggcagagctggggctaTACCACTGCCTGTTGTGTGCGTGGGAGACACCCTCCCGCTTGGCTGTGCTGCAACACCTGCGCACACCTGCCCACCGCGATGCCCAGGCCCAGAGGCGTCTGCAGCTGCTACAGAATGGCCCAACTGCTGAGGAAGGACTCGCAGCTCTTCAGAGCATCCTGAGCTTCAGCCACGGGCAGCTCCGGACTCCTG GGAAGGCTCCTGTCACCCCCTTAGCTGAGCCACCTACCCCTGAGAAAGATGCCCAGAACAAGACAGAACAATTGG CTtcagaagagacagaaaacaagacTGGCCCTTCCAGAGACAGTGCCAACCAGACCACG GTATACTGCTGTCCATACTGCAGCTTCATGAGCCCAGAGTCCAGCCAGGTGAGGGCTCATACGCTCTCCCAGCACGCAATGCAGCCCAAGTACAGATGCCCACTGTGCCAGGAACAGCTGGTGGGCCGGCCTGCCCTGCACTTCCACCTTAGCCACCTTCACAACGTGGTGCCCGAGTGCGTTGAGAAGCTGCTGCTTGTA GCTACAACTGTAGAAATGACATTTACAACCAAAGTGCTATCTGGACCCACATTAAGCCCTCTGGATGATGGCCAAGAACCCCCTACTCGTGGGCCAGAGCCTACACCGAGCAGAGACCAGGCAGCAG AAGGCCCTAACCTGACCCCAGAAGCCAGTCCAGATCCTCTTCCTGAGCCTCCCCTGGCCTCAGCTGAGGCCCCAGACAAACCCTCCGGAAGCCCTGGCCAACCCCCTTCTCCAGCCCCATCTCCAGTCCCTCAACCCGATGCCCAAGCTGAAGACATAGCTCCTCTGCCCACcatggctgaggaggaagaggggaccACTGGGGAGCTCCGCTCTGCAGAGCCAGCTCCAGCTGACTCTCGCTACCCTCTGACCTATCGGAAAACCACCAACTTTGCCCTGGACAAGTTTCTCGACCCTGCCCGGCCCTTTAAGTGCACTGTGTGTAAGGAGTCCTTCACCCAGAAGAATATTCTGTTGGTTCATTATAATTCTGTCTCCCACCTTCATAAGATGAAGAAGGCTGCCATTGACCCCTCCGCCCCTGCACGGGGAGAGGCTGGTGCCCCACCtaccaccactgctgccacagACAAGCCCTTTAAGTGCACAGTCTGCAGAGTCTCCTACAACCAGAGCTCCACCCTGGAGATCCACATGCGGTCAGTTCTGCATCAGACTCGCTCTCGGGGAACCAAGAGTGATTCCAAGATTGAAGGGCCAGAACGCAGCCAAGAAGAGCCCAAGGAAGGCGAGACAGAGGGGGAGGTGGGCACTGAGAAGAAGGGCCCTGACACCAGTGGCTTCGTATCTGGATTGCCTTTCCTGTCCCCTCCCCTACCTCCCTTGGACCTGCACCGATTCCCAGCCCCTCTCTTCACCCCACCAGTCCTGCCCCCCTTCCCTCTGGTGCCCGAATCACTGCTTAagctccagcagcagcagctgctcctGCCCTTCTACCTCCACGATCTCAAGATGGGACCCAAGTTGACACTAGCTGGGCCTGCACCTGTGCTGTCCCTGCCAGCTgccacccctcctcctccaccccaacctcccaagGCTGAGCTGGCTGAGCGGGAGTGGGAGCGGCCCCCCATGGCCAAAGAGGGTAATGAGGCAGGGCCTTCCTCACCCCCCGACCCATTGCCCAACGAGGCTGCCCGCACTGCAGCCAAAGCCCTACTAGAAAACTTTGGCTTTGAGCTGGTGATCCAGTACAATGAAGGGAAGCAAGCTGTGCCCCCTCCCCCTATCCCACCCCCACCTGAGGCCCTCGGGGGTGGGGACAAGCTGGCCTGTGGCGCCTGTGGGAAACTCTTCTCCAATATGCTTATCCTCAAGACACACGAGGAACATGTCCACCGCCGCTTTCTACCCTTTGAAGCCCTGAGCCGTTATGCTGCTCAGTTTCGAAAGAGCTATGACAGCCTATACCCGCCCCTTGCAGAGCCCCCCAAACCTCCTGATGGGTCTCTGGATTCACCTGCTCCCCATCTGGGCCCACCCTTCCTGGtcccagagcctgaggcaggggggACCCGTGCCCCTGAAGAGCAAAGTCGAGCAGGGGGACACTGGCCCATAGATGAGGAAGAAAGCTCCAGAGGGAATCTTCCTCCCCTAGTGCCTGCTGGCCGCCGGTTCTCCAGAACCAAGTTCACAGAGTTCCAGACCCAAGCCCTGCAGTCTTTCTTTGAGACTAGTGCCTACCCCAAAGATGGAGAGGTGGAGCGACTCGCAAGTCTGTTGGGTCTGGCTAGccgtgtggtggtggtgtggttcCAGAATGCCCGCCAGAAAGCACGCAAAAATGCCTGTGAGGGTGGGTCCATGCCAACCGGAGGAGGCACTGGGGGAGCCTCTGGCTGCAGGCGTTGCCACGccactttctcctgtgttttTGAGTTGGTGCGCCACCTCAAGAAGTGCTATGATGACCAGACccctgaagaggaggaggaagaggcagagagaggggaagaggaggaagaggtggaagaAGAAGTAGAGGAGGAACAGGGCCTTGAACCTCCAGCAGGGCCTGAGGGCCCATTATCAGAGCCTCCAGATGGGGAGGAGCTGAGCCAAGCAGAGGCAACAAAGGCAGGAGGCAAAGAGCCTGAAGAGAAGGCTACTCCATCACCTTCCCCAGCCCATACCTGTGACCAGTGTGCCATTTCTTTCTCCAGCCAGGACCTCCTGACCAGTCACCGCCGACTACATTTCCTGCCATCTCTGCAGCCCAGTGCTCCCCCGCAACTTCTAGATCTGCCCTTGCTGGTGTTTGGGGACAGAAACCCCCTGGTGGCAGCCACCTCACCAATGCCAGGTCCACCTCTCAAACGGAAGCATGAGGACGGCAGCTTGTCTCCCACAGGCAGTGaagcagggggaggaggggagggcgaGCCCCCCAGGGACAAGCGCCTGCGCACCACCATCTTGCCTGAGCAGCTAGAGATCCTGTACCGTTGGTACATGCAGGATTCCAACCCAACACGCAAGATGCTCGACTGCATCTCTGAGGAGGTGGGGCTCAAAAAGCGAGTGGTACAGGTCTGGTTCCAGAATACCAGGGCCCGGGAGAGGAAAGGCCAGTTTCGAAGCACCCCTGGGGGGGTGCCTAGTCCAGCAGTGAAACCGCCTGCCACAGCCACCCCTGCATCCTTGCCCAAGTTCAACCTCTTATTAGGCAAGGTAGATGATGGCACTGGGAGGGAGGCCCCAAAGAGGGAAGCACCTGCTTTTCCCTACCCCACTGCCACCCTTGCTTCTGGGCCCCAGCCTTTCCTACCACCTGGGAAAGAGGCCACCACCCCAACACCAGAGCCACCTCTACCTCTCCTACCTCCCCCTCCACCCAGTGAGGAAGAGGGCCCAGAGGAACCACCTAAAGCTTCTCCAGAGAGTGAGGCTTGCAGTCTGTCTGCAGGAGATCTGAGTGATTCATCTGCTTCCAGCCTAGCTGAACCAGAATCCCCTGGGGCTGGAGGGACCAGTGGGGGACCTGGAGGTGGGACTGGGGTTCCAGATGGAATGGGGCAGCGGCGCTACAGGACCCAGATGAGCAGCCTGCAGCTGAAGATCATGAAAGCCTGCTATGAAGCTTACCGCACCCCCACCATGCAGGAGTGTGAGGTGCTGGGAGAGGAGATTGGGCTGCCCAAGAGAGTCATCCAGGTCTGGTTCCAGAATGCTCGTGCCAAGGAAAAGAAGGCCAAACTACAGGGGACAGCCGCTGGGAGCACTGGGGGCAGCAGTGAGGGCCCCTTAGCAGCCCAGCGCACTGACTGCCCCTATTGTGATGTCAAGTATGATTTCTATGTCTCCTGCCGAGGCCATCTCTTTTCCCGTCAGCACCTGGCCAAGCTCAAGGAGGCAGTCCGAGCCCAGCTGAAGAGTGAAAGCAAGTGCTACGACTTGGCCCCGGCACCTGAGGCTCCCCCAGCTCTCAAGGCcccacctgccactacacctgccTCCATGTCCCTCGGGGCTGCCCCAACCTTGCCTCGCCTGGCGCCGGTCCTCTTGTCTGGCCCAGCTCTGGCTCAGCCCCCGCTGGGCAACTTAGCTCCTTTCAATTCAG GCCCGGCAGCCTCCTCAGGCCTCCTCGGCCTCGCCACTTCGGTCCTGCCTACCACCACAGTGGTCCAGACTGCTGGCCCAGGCCACCCCTTACCTCAGAGACCCATGCCCGACCAAACCAACACCTCCACAGCAGGCACCACTGACCCTGTCCCAGGCCCTCCTACTGAGCCCTTGGGGAACAAGGTCTCCGGTGAGCGACAGCCAGTTGCAGCCCCCACCAGCTCCTCCAATGATGCCCTCAAGAACCTCAAAGCATTGAAGACCACTGTCCCAGCCCTGTTGGGGGGCCAGTTCCTGCCCTTTCCATTGCCCCCTGCTGGGGGAACAGCACCGCCAGCTGTCTTTGGCCCCCAGCTACAGGGGGCCTACTTCCAACAGCTCTATGGCATGAAGAAGGGGCTATTTCCCATGAACCCCATGATACCTCAGACCCTCATTGGGCTGCTCCCCAATGCCCTCCTCCAGccgccaccccagcctcctgagcccACAGCCACAGCACCTCCAAAGCCTCCTGAACTGCCTGCTCCAGGGGAGGGGGAAGCTGGTGAGGTTGATGAGCTGCTGACAGGCAGCACTGGCATCTCCACCGTGGATGTAACCCATCGCTACTTGTGCCGCCAGTGCAAGATGGCATTTGACGGGGAGGCCCTGGCTACTGCCCACCAGAGATCCTTCTGCTTCTTTGGGCGGGGCTCTGGGGGCTCCATGCCACCCCCATTGCGGGTTCCCATCTGCACCTACCACTGTCTGGCATGTGAGGTGCTGCTGAGTGGGCGTGAAGCCCTGGCCTCCCACCTGCGCTCCTCGGCCCACAGACGCAAGGCAGCCCCACCTCAAGGGGGCCCACCCATCTCCATCACCAACTCCGCCACTGCTGCCTCGGCTGCTGTGGCTTTTGCCAAAGAGGAAGCAAGATTACCTCACACGGACTCCAACCCAAAAACTACTACTACCTCTACACTTCTAGCTTTATAA